From Salinicoccus roseus, one genomic window encodes:
- a CDS encoding SDR family NAD(P)-dependent oxidoreductase, translating to MELKDKVAIVTGGGSGIGLATAKAFLDKGAKVIVADYNEESGKKAEESLKQYGDILFEKVDVSVEEDVKNVVALAVEKFGRLDVMFNNAGIGVQGETHKLSYEDYNKVIKVNQDSVFFGSKYAIPEMQKVGGGAIINTASILGSVGEPTAFAYNASKGAVNLMTKSVALQYAKDNIRVSAVAPGYVESGMVNREALGDYYETLVDKHPIGRLGEPEEIAHAVVFLAENEFTTGTTLLVDGGYTAQ from the coding sequence TTGGAACTTAAGGATAAAGTTGCGATTGTAACAGGTGGCGGATCAGGTATTGGTTTAGCTACAGCGAAGGCGTTCCTGGATAAAGGCGCGAAAGTCATTGTGGCTGATTACAATGAAGAGTCTGGTAAGAAAGCAGAAGAGAGCCTCAAACAATATGGGGATATCCTGTTTGAGAAAGTGGATGTCTCCGTTGAAGAGGATGTCAAAAACGTCGTTGCTCTCGCCGTTGAAAAGTTTGGACGACTGGATGTCATGTTCAACAATGCCGGAATCGGTGTCCAGGGCGAGACGCACAAGCTTTCCTACGAAGACTACAACAAAGTAATCAAAGTCAATCAGGACAGCGTATTCTTCGGTTCAAAATACGCAATCCCTGAAATGCAGAAGGTGGGCGGCGGTGCAATCATCAATACAGCCTCCATCCTCGGCAGTGTCGGCGAGCCGACAGCATTCGCGTACAATGCGTCCAAAGGCGCCGTGAATCTGATGACGAAATCCGTCGCTTTACAATATGCCAAGGACAACATCCGAGTCAGCGCAGTTGCTCCCGGCTACGTCGAGTCCGGTATGGTGAACAGGGAAGCATTGGGAGATTATTACGAAACTCTCGTAGACAAGCACCCAATCGGCAGACTTGGTGAACCGGAAGAAATCGCACATGCGGTCGTATTCCTGGCGGAAAATGAATTCACTACAGGCACCACACTTCTTGTGGACGGCGGCTACACAGCCCAGTAA
- a CDS encoding YkoF family thiamine/hydroxymethylpyrimidine-binding protein, whose product MVQECGTERIAGCQFNLSVMSDDFAEVILGALDRVDTSKVWKETDDVSTCVRGRIEHVFDVVQGIYLEAAKTGKHVEMSGTFSIGCPGDSSGDAYMDASPDRLNAPSKDVQQKAGCKFALYPMNTTDYMDVIYEQIDLSKEAGVTVSPSHYATRLDGTVPDIFSAMESSFTKVQEAVSHTTMTFTISANSPSNS is encoded by the coding sequence ATGGTACAGGAATGCGGAACAGAACGGATTGCGGGCTGCCAGTTCAACTTGAGTGTGATGAGCGATGATTTCGCGGAAGTGATCCTCGGCGCACTGGATCGGGTCGACACATCGAAGGTGTGGAAAGAGACGGATGACGTCTCGACGTGTGTGCGTGGACGGATCGAGCATGTATTCGATGTCGTCCAGGGAATCTACCTTGAGGCGGCCAAGACGGGGAAACATGTCGAGATGAGCGGAACGTTCTCCATCGGCTGTCCGGGTGATTCTTCCGGGGATGCCTACATGGATGCATCCCCGGATCGGTTGAATGCACCTTCAAAAGACGTCCAGCAGAAGGCAGGATGCAAGTTCGCCCTCTATCCGATGAATACGACCGACTATATGGATGTCATCTACGAACAGATCGACTTGTCGAAGGAGGCCGGCGTCACGGTGAGCCCATCCCATTACGCCACGCGGCTCGACGGGACGGTGCCGGACATCTTCAGCGCCATGGAGTCATCCTTTACGAAAGTACAGGAAGCGGTAAGCCACACGACGATGACATTCACGATTTCAGCAAACAGCCCGTCGAACAGCTAG
- a CDS encoding BCCT family transporter: MKEKAKLDSFIFWPSIVVLLSLTILLVVFQSSAETMLNGMLTAINTRMDWIFQFMTFGLFVLLLWIAFGKYGRVKLGEGPPQFNNFSYGAMLFCAGMGTSIMFWSIIEPMYYLQGPPFGFEPESQSAAEWSVAYGMFHWGISAWCIYAFPTIVIAYSFFNKKNKSLKVSQSVKGALGKYSDGILGKIIDILVIWSLVGGLGTSLGLGVPMVSAGIGHLLGVEQSVTLSIIIMIIWAVIYITSASLGLDKGIRRLSNLNVYLALALAIFVILVGPTGFILTYFTDSFGIMSQNFLRMSFYTDPIGGGGFPQAWTVFYWAWFAATALFMGLFIARISKGRTLKSLILHILGWGSLGSWLYFGIFGGYTMNLQQTGELDVLGSMAEFGDASTIINVLETLPFSYIAILFFVVLGFIFLATSLDSASYILASTASIKVGDGIEPPVWHTILWGLIMAFLSISLLLIGGLSVVQTSAVVVAVPVVIIYALLVISLMKWLKNDEHIYEEDK, encoded by the coding sequence ATGAAAGAAAAGGCAAAATTGGATTCATTCATTTTTTGGCCGTCCATCGTCGTGCTGCTGTCGCTGACCATACTGCTGGTCGTGTTCCAGTCTTCAGCAGAAACGATGCTCAACGGGATGCTTACGGCAATCAATACACGGATGGACTGGATCTTCCAGTTCATGACCTTCGGACTGTTCGTCCTGCTGCTGTGGATTGCATTCGGCAAATACGGCAGGGTCAAACTCGGGGAAGGACCGCCCCAGTTCAACAACTTCAGCTATGGTGCCATGCTGTTCTGTGCGGGCATGGGGACGAGCATCATGTTCTGGTCCATCATAGAACCGATGTACTATCTTCAGGGACCGCCGTTCGGCTTTGAACCGGAAAGCCAAAGTGCAGCTGAATGGTCTGTAGCATACGGGATGTTCCATTGGGGCATTTCCGCATGGTGCATCTATGCTTTCCCGACGATCGTCATTGCATATTCATTTTTCAATAAAAAGAACAAATCCTTGAAGGTCAGCCAATCAGTAAAAGGTGCCCTCGGCAAATATTCCGACGGCATCCTCGGCAAGATCATAGACATCCTTGTGATCTGGAGTCTTGTCGGCGGACTGGGTACATCACTCGGCCTCGGAGTTCCGATGGTTTCTGCCGGCATCGGTCATCTTCTTGGAGTGGAGCAGTCCGTTACACTCAGCATCATCATCATGATCATCTGGGCTGTCATCTACATCACAAGTGCATCCCTTGGATTGGATAAGGGGATACGCAGGTTGAGTAACCTCAACGTCTATCTAGCACTTGCACTCGCAATCTTCGTCATCCTTGTAGGACCGACGGGATTCATACTGACATATTTCACAGACAGCTTCGGCATCATGTCCCAAAACTTCCTGAGGATGAGCTTCTATACGGATCCGATTGGCGGCGGCGGATTCCCGCAGGCCTGGACGGTATTCTACTGGGCATGGTTCGCTGCAACAGCCCTGTTCATGGGACTGTTCATTGCACGTATTTCAAAGGGACGCACATTGAAGAGCCTGATACTCCACATCCTTGGTTGGGGTTCCCTCGGCAGCTGGCTGTACTTCGGCATCTTCGGAGGATATACGATGAACCTGCAACAGACGGGTGAACTGGATGTGCTCGGCAGCATGGCTGAATTCGGCGATGCATCCACCATCATCAACGTGCTGGAAACATTGCCATTCAGCTATATTGCGATCCTATTCTTTGTCGTACTGGGATTCATATTCCTCGCGACTTCACTGGATTCAGCGTCCTATATCCTTGCATCCACCGCTTCAATTAAAGTAGGGGACGGCATTGAACCGCCGGTATGGCATACCATCCTGTGGGGATTGATTATGGCGTTTCTGTCCATTTCACTGCTGCTCATAGGCGGACTCAGTGTCGTCCAGACATCGGCTGTAGTCGTGGCAGTGCCTGTCGTCATCATATATGCACTGCTCGTCATTTCATTGATGAAATGGCTGAAGAATGATGAACATATTTATGAGGAGGACAAATAG
- a CDS encoding VOC family protein: MDRINLITLGVKDMSTAVDFYRKLGFEASLVGSEEALEIVFFRMKGSKLSLYPLEKLAEETGQPVPDGGFNGVTLAYNAKSESEVDQVLKTAGRIGGMVVKEAAPTDWGGYSGYFTDPDGHYWEVAYGADWEFDDNDMLII, from the coding sequence ATGGACAGGATCAATCTGATTACGCTCGGTGTAAAAGATATGTCGACTGCAGTCGACTTTTACCGCAAGCTTGGATTTGAAGCATCACTGGTCGGCAGTGAAGAAGCGCTGGAAATCGTATTTTTCAGGATGAAGGGTTCAAAGCTCTCCCTCTATCCGCTGGAAAAACTGGCGGAGGAGACCGGACAGCCGGTACCTGATGGTGGATTCAATGGCGTGACGCTCGCCTATAATGCGAAGTCCGAATCGGAAGTGGACCAGGTTCTGAAGACTGCCGGCAGAATCGGAGGGATGGTCGTGAAGGAGGCGGCCCCGACGGACTGGGGCGGCTATAGCGGCTACTTCACAGATCCGGACGGCCACTACTGGGAAGTGGCATATGGCGCGGACTGGGAATTCGACGATAATGACATGCTGATCATCTGA
- a CDS encoding aldehyde dehydrogenase family protein, with the protein MALKLETPLTVNAYINGEIVEAQDHAPRENPAKPEETAGYWPKNTVEEAKQAIDAADEAFKSWKHSEMKDRIERMQKGIQKIKDNQDDLAKLLSKEHGKPIYDAQGELTVSLMFMEYAVENAERVYKEEVNEDERGKNILRHDPIGVVSAISPWNYPLALSTEKIAPALLAGNTMVMKPSPMAPLTVTLVTQMVAEEFPEGVLNIVNGDADIGIELTSNDKVRKIAFTGGTNTGRHIMKAAADTIKNVTLELGGNDPAIFLDDFDVNDEAAMRRVVISNFLTGGQICMIAKRMYVHESIYDQFVEKYMEAAEKWLRIGDPTLEETTVGPVNNKAQLEFVQELIEDSRQNGYDIREVGNVADEEFFNNGYFMYPTVVLGADYDARIVAEEQFGPAVPILKFKDDDHAVELANDSELGLTSSVWGEEAHAIEIAKRIEAGVTMVNTAAIQGLDIRYPFGGVKQSGIGREYGEEGMLEYVDSHSINIPKTKDLPHIPQ; encoded by the coding sequence TTGGCACTTAAACTTGAGACACCACTGACAGTGAATGCATATATAAATGGCGAAATAGTCGAAGCACAGGATCACGCCCCCCGTGAAAATCCGGCAAAACCGGAGGAAACGGCAGGCTATTGGCCGAAAAATACAGTCGAAGAGGCGAAGCAGGCGATCGACGCTGCAGATGAAGCCTTCAAATCCTGGAAACATTCAGAGATGAAGGATCGCATAGAACGCATGCAGAAAGGGATACAGAAGATAAAGGACAACCAGGATGATCTCGCCAAACTGCTTTCCAAAGAGCACGGCAAGCCGATCTATGATGCACAAGGTGAATTGACGGTTTCCCTCATGTTCATGGAGTATGCAGTGGAGAACGCAGAACGCGTATACAAGGAAGAAGTCAACGAAGACGAGCGCGGCAAGAACATCCTGCGCCATGACCCGATCGGGGTGGTATCCGCCATCAGTCCATGGAATTATCCATTGGCACTCTCCACCGAGAAGATTGCACCGGCGCTGCTTGCCGGCAATACGATGGTGATGAAGCCGAGCCCGATGGCGCCGCTTACTGTGACGCTTGTGACACAGATGGTCGCAGAAGAATTCCCTGAAGGCGTGCTGAACATCGTCAATGGGGATGCAGACATCGGTATTGAGCTTACTTCAAACGACAAGGTACGCAAAATCGCCTTCACCGGCGGTACGAATACAGGCCGCCACATCATGAAGGCGGCAGCAGACACGATCAAGAACGTCACGCTCGAACTCGGCGGCAACGACCCTGCCATCTTCCTCGACGACTTCGATGTGAATGATGAAGCAGCCATGCGCCGTGTCGTCATTTCGAACTTCCTCACAGGTGGCCAGATCTGCATGATCGCAAAACGCATGTATGTGCATGAATCCATCTACGACCAGTTCGTCGAGAAGTATATGGAAGCCGCAGAAAAATGGCTGCGCATCGGCGATCCGACGCTCGAAGAGACGACGGTCGGCCCGGTCAACAACAAGGCCCAGCTCGAATTCGTCCAGGAGCTCATCGAAGACTCCAGACAGAACGGCTACGACATCAGGGAAGTCGGCAACGTTGCAGATGAGGAATTCTTCAACAACGGCTACTTCATGTATCCGACGGTCGTACTCGGCGCCGACTACGATGCACGCATCGTGGCAGAAGAACAGTTCGGCCCGGCAGTGCCGATCCTGAAATTCAAGGATGACGACCATGCGGTCGAACTCGCAAACGACAGTGAACTTGGACTGACAAGTTCCGTCTGGGGCGAGGAAGCGCACGCAATCGAAATCGCGAAGCGCATCGAAGCCGGTGTGACGATGGTCAACACCGCAGCGATCCAGGGACTCGACATCCGCTATCCATTCGGCGGCGTCAAGCAGTCCGGCATCGGCCGCGAATACGGTGAAGAAGGCATGCTCGAATATGTGGACTCCCATTCCATCAACATTCCGAAGACGAAGGACCTTCCGCATATTCCACAATAA
- a CDS encoding CocE/NonD family hydrolase translates to MGVFDVDYNKIHERTDFPYEVEVTHHTWIEMPDGIRLSAKLWKPKDIKGTTKGTVLEFLPYRKDEFTALRDEIRHKYFAGFGYTSIRVDIRGTGDSEGIIEDEYPQQEQDDALAIISWIENQEWSNGAVAMIGKSWGGFNGLQVAAHQPKALKTIISLCSTDDRYADDVHYRGGTMMASDMLWWASTMFAYNARPPFPKFVGDRWYDMWLDRMENTPPFVEEWVSHQTRDAYWKHGSVAENYSDIKIPVLTMSGWADGYPDALFRLMYNLDVPKKGIVGPWAHEFPDMAIPGPQIGYLQEVVEWLDKWMDADGDVDHTDEFLVYLQDSVKPATSYEYREGRWLDLFKEDQEIHDLFDGQTGEQRLKNIQHHGLYSGVYCPFGQDGDLPDDQTIENALATSIMLEPQKEAVNIVGQPVARLKVKSDVKEANVHARISDVHPDGEKTLITRGQMNLNHYRSHEFPEDLPVDEYIDVAFTLDVIGYQVPVGHSIEVSLSPTYWPQIWPAKEIAGLTVNLEASRLELPVVNDFEAVSLKHEQAETAAPLEKEIHREGSRTREVIKRLTEDEWVLEDYSDEGLRTLPGLNITYGTENRNAYIIKENDPISARVECDWNVIVKDDDIDTEMKTKSVMSCDADYYYLVNELVAYNNGEECFSKTWEKKIRRHYT, encoded by the coding sequence TTGGGCGTTTTCGATGTCGATTATAATAAGATACATGAACGTACAGATTTTCCGTATGAAGTGGAAGTCACACACCATACTTGGATAGAGATGCCTGACGGCATCAGATTGTCTGCCAAGCTCTGGAAGCCGAAAGATATCAAGGGTACGACGAAAGGAACCGTCCTCGAGTTCCTTCCGTACAGGAAAGATGAATTCACGGCACTCAGAGATGAAATCCGGCACAAGTATTTTGCCGGATTCGGCTATACATCCATCCGGGTCGATATACGCGGCACCGGGGATTCCGAAGGCATCATAGAAGATGAGTATCCGCAGCAGGAACAGGATGACGCACTCGCGATCATCAGCTGGATCGAGAATCAGGAATGGTCGAACGGCGCGGTTGCCATGATCGGCAAATCCTGGGGCGGCTTCAACGGCCTTCAGGTCGCGGCCCATCAGCCCAAGGCACTGAAGACGATCATCTCCTTATGCTCGACAGATGATCGTTATGCGGATGATGTCCATTATAGGGGCGGCACAATGATGGCCTCCGACATGCTCTGGTGGGCATCGACGATGTTCGCCTATAATGCACGGCCGCCTTTCCCGAAATTCGTCGGAGACCGCTGGTATGACATGTGGCTCGATAGGATGGAGAATACACCGCCATTCGTAGAGGAATGGGTATCCCATCAGACGCGGGATGCGTACTGGAAGCACGGCTCTGTGGCTGAAAACTACAGTGACATCAAGATACCGGTCCTCACGATGAGCGGCTGGGCGGACGGTTATCCGGATGCGCTCTTCCGCCTGATGTATAATCTCGACGTGCCGAAAAAGGGCATTGTCGGACCGTGGGCACACGAATTCCCTGATATGGCCATTCCAGGCCCTCAGATCGGCTACCTGCAGGAAGTGGTGGAATGGCTGGATAAATGGATGGATGCTGATGGAGATGTCGATCATACTGATGAATTCCTCGTCTACCTCCAGGACAGCGTAAAACCTGCAACTTCCTATGAGTATCGTGAAGGCAGGTGGCTCGACCTGTTCAAGGAGGACCAGGAAATACACGACCTGTTCGATGGCCAGACCGGGGAACAGCGTCTGAAGAACATCCAGCACCATGGCCTCTATTCAGGAGTATACTGCCCATTCGGACAGGATGGCGACCTGCCGGATGACCAGACGATCGAGAACGCGCTGGCTACTTCCATCATGTTGGAGCCGCAGAAGGAAGCGGTGAACATCGTCGGTCAGCCAGTGGCAAGATTGAAGGTGAAATCCGATGTCAAGGAAGCGAATGTCCATGCAAGGATTTCAGATGTGCATCCGGATGGCGAGAAGACGCTCATCACAAGGGGACAGATGAACCTCAACCATTACAGGAGTCATGAATTCCCTGAAGACCTGCCGGTCGATGAATATATTGATGTCGCATTCACACTCGATGTCATCGGTTATCAAGTACCGGTGGGCCATTCGATCGAGGTCTCCCTGTCGCCGACATACTGGCCGCAGATCTGGCCGGCGAAGGAAATCGCAGGGCTCACTGTAAATCTTGAAGCTTCAAGGCTCGAACTGCCGGTCGTCAATGATTTCGAAGCGGTTTCGCTGAAGCATGAGCAGGCGGAAACGGCAGCACCGCTTGAGAAGGAGATCCATCGTGAAGGATCCAGGACGCGTGAAGTCATCAAGCGGCTGACGGAGGATGAATGGGTGCTGGAAGACTATTCAGACGAAGGTCTGCGGACACTGCCAGGCCTCAACATCACTTATGGTACTGAAAACCGCAATGCCTATATCATCAAGGAAAACGACCCCATTTCAGCCAGAGTGGAATGCGACTGGAACGTGATCGTGAAGGATGATGACATCGATACGGAGATGAAGACGAAGAGTGTCATGTCATGTGACGCAGACTACTACTATCTCGTGAATGAGCTAGTCGCCTACAACAACGGTGAAGAATGCTTCTCCAAGACATGGGAGAAGAAGATCAGAAGGCACTACACATAG
- a CDS encoding AEC family transporter, which translates to MAYISLVFLDVILPILILLGVGVILQKKFEFRLRPIANLVTYCFLPAAVFLNIYEADIDFELLGQLALYLVLFITAMMVVGELLARGLGLRGGERTALKNSVSLMNSGNYGLPVSHLVFSANPVGVSVQIIVLVVQNLLTFTYGLYNLRSNAKSVVELFRELLRLPIIYALAAAFILQAIDVELPSFISVPVEQLAGGFAALALLLLGMQLAQIEIRSFHRVIAWSALGRLVIGPAVALAIIFMLGIEGVIAQSLFIASAFPTSRNTATLALEYDVEPELHAQVVLYSTVLSSITVTFVIYLSMQLF; encoded by the coding sequence ATGGCATATATCTCCCTTGTATTTCTGGATGTCATACTGCCGATCCTGATTCTGCTCGGCGTCGGTGTCATCCTCCAGAAGAAGTTCGAATTCCGTCTGCGTCCGATTGCGAATCTCGTCACCTACTGTTTCCTGCCGGCCGCGGTATTCCTGAACATATATGAAGCGGACATCGACTTTGAACTGCTGGGACAGCTCGCATTGTATCTGGTACTGTTCATTACTGCAATGATGGTGGTCGGTGAACTGCTCGCCCGGGGGCTCGGCCTTCGCGGAGGGGAGCGGACCGCGCTCAAGAACAGTGTCTCTCTGATGAACTCCGGCAACTACGGGCTGCCCGTCAGCCATCTCGTATTCAGTGCCAACCCGGTGGGTGTATCTGTGCAGATCATCGTGCTCGTCGTCCAGAATCTGCTGACGTTCACATATGGCCTGTACAATCTGCGGTCCAATGCGAAATCCGTCGTGGAACTCTTCCGGGAACTGCTCCGGCTGCCGATCATCTATGCACTGGCGGCCGCGTTCATCCTGCAGGCAATTGACGTCGAACTGCCGAGTTTCATCAGCGTGCCTGTCGAGCAGCTCGCCGGTGGGTTCGCCGCGCTCGCGCTGCTCCTCCTCGGGATGCAGCTTGCACAGATCGAGATCCGTTCCTTCCACAGGGTGATCGCCTGGAGCGCACTCGGCCGGCTGGTCATCGGACCCGCAGTCGCCCTGGCCATCATATTCATGCTCGGCATCGAAGGCGTCATCGCCCAATCGCTCTTCATTGCGAGCGCGTTCCCGACCTCGAGGAATACTGCGACCCTCGCACTCGAATATGATGTCGAACCGGAACTCCATGCCCAGGTGGTCCTTTATTCCACGGTACTCAGCAGCATCACCGTGACATTCGTCATCTATCTGTCCATGCAGCTGTTCTAG